In Paraburkholderia youngii, the genomic stretch GGGCACGTCGAGCGCGACGATGCGGTTCGCCTGATAGCCATGCGCGAGGAACGCGCCGGACATCGCCGGACCGACGATCAGCGCGATCACCGGATGGCCGGCGTCGCGTGCGCTCGCGTAGGCGTCGACCGCGGCCGCGCAGGCGAGGTGGATGCCGAGCATTTCCTCGCGATAGCCATACGCCTGGCTCTTCACATCGACGATCGCGACGATCGGGCGGCGGGTGCCGGCGCCTCGATCCGCCACCATGACTTCGCGCACCGCGCGCGCGAGTTGCCAGCCCTGTTCGAGTCCGACCACGTTGCTGGTCGCGCGTGGAAAGCGGTTCGCGGCATCGGGCACGACCGCGATAAAGCGCGCGGTGTCGCCGCCGAGCGGCGCATCGCTGCTCCAGACGGGCGCGGCGCTCGAAGATTCGCCGGCCAGTGCGTTGAACCAGCGCGCGCCGCGCGTGAGTGTCGTGTCACTCATGCCTGCTCCTTGTTCGATGCATCGCCCGCTTGCGGGTTGTACACATCACGCATTGTCTCGGGCGTGACGCTCGCCGGATCGATCCGCGCGAGCCGCCGCAGGAACGTGTCGACCTGCTCGCTGCGATGCGCGGCCGGCACGCCCTGCGCGAACGCGGCGAGCACGGCGGCGCGCACCGCGTCGGCATCGTCATCAACCAGGGTATCGGCGAGCGCGCTCGCGACGCGCTGCTCGCCGCCGATCAGTTGCCACACGCGGCGGCGATCGCTCGCATCGAGTTCCTCGATCCCGGCTTCCTGCTCGATCACTTCGGGTCCGTTCATGCCGAGCCGTCCCTGCCGGGTCACGATCAGATACGAGCACAGCGCGGCCGCGAGCGACATGCCACCAAAACAGCCGACCATCCCCGCGATCACGCCCACCACCGGCACGTGCCGGCGCAGCGCGACGATCGCCGCCTGAATCTCGGCGATCACCGCGAGCCCGAGGTTCGCTTCCTGCAACCGCACGCCGCCGGTCTCGAACAGCACGACCG encodes the following:
- the mdcE gene encoding biotin-independent malonate decarboxylase subunit gamma, which produces MSDTTLTRGARWFNALAGESSSAAPVWSSDAPLGGDTARFIAVVPDAANRFPRATSNVVGLEQGWQLARAVREVMVADRGAGTRRPIVAIVDVKSQAYGYREEMLGIHLACAAAVDAYASARDAGHPVIALIVGPAMSGAFLAHGYQANRIVALDVPGTMVHAMGKEAAARVTRRTVEELDELGETIVPMSYSMASFAKLGLLDRLIDGVDADAPDAAQIERVRTVLVEQIRSARDGDRTLARRLESVAARQTRAASIEVRRRLAEQWDAV
- a CDS encoding biotin-independent malonate decarboxylase subunit beta, yielding MSTSVSIHRAPLLHESFIELPARERARSLLDAGSFRELLGPFDRIASPWLPMQGIVCQADDGCVIARGTIDGEPAVVAAIEAAFQGGSIGEVSGSKIAAALEMARRDCERGKLVRPVVLFETGGVRLQEANLGLAVIAEIQAAIVALRRHVPVVGVIAGMVGCFGGMSLAAALCSYLIVTRQGRLGMNGPEVIEQEAGIEELDASDRRRVWQLIGGEQRVASALADTLVDDDADAVRAAVLAAFAQGVPAAHRSEQVDTFLRRLARIDPASVTPETMRDVYNPQAGDASNKEQA